The window TGGGGTGAAAGGTAGCCTATCAGAACACAAGGCCACTTGCGGTTTTCCCAATCAGCATCCCAGACCGCTGATAGATCCGATGCGGTCCACCTTCATGCCGAAGCATCCCCTGGCGGTGGCGCTCTTCCTGCTCCGCCCACGGAACGTCCTCTGTTGGCGCAGAAAGTCTAGGAACAACCTGTGGACCACAGGACCCGCCCTCATGCCGCGACCAGCCAATCCCTGGGAGGGAGGATGGTAGGAATGGGAGGGGCCAGAAGTGGAACCTTCAGAGGTGATGTCTGGTTGGTTGAGGATCAGAGAGCGGAGCTGAGCGCTGAAGAGATTATCTAGTACCTGGAcggggggaaggggaagaggggagggagggggaaggggggaagagggaaggggaagggaagagggaaggggaaagggaagagggaagggaagagggaaggggaagggggaagagggaagagggaaggggaaggggggaagaggaaggggaagggggaagagggaagggaagagggaaggggaaggggaaggggaagggggaagaggaagaggggagggggagagggaaggggaaggggaaggggggaagagggaagaggggagggggagagggaagg of the Oncorhynchus gorbuscha isolate QuinsamMale2020 ecotype Even-year linkage group LG25, OgorEven_v1.0, whole genome shotgun sequence genome contains:
- the si:ch73-265d7.2 gene encoding C-type natriuretic peptide 2, producing MAASSSSSTHTLLLLILLSSLSLSVESRLSSQPSPRPSPRKHDTQVLDNLFSAQLRSLILNQPDITSEGSTSGPSHSYHPPSQGLAGRGMRAGPVVHRLFLDFLRQQRTFRGRSRKSATARGCFGMKVDRIGSISGLGC